Genomic window (Cystobacter fuscus DSM 2262):
AAACTTTATTTACGCGTTTTACTTTTTCTTCTCGAAGTCAGAGAAGAACTGGGACAAGGGAAGGTTTCGAGGGCATGAAAACCGGCACGGTGCGCGCTCCTGCTGTCACGTGTCCGCGGTCCGCTGCTGCCTTCCCTTGCATCAACGCGTAGCCCTGTCGTCCGTCAGTCCCAACCCCCTTCATGGGAGTAGATGAAGTGATCAGAAGACTCGCATCAACGATTTCCGTATCGGCCGCCGTCGCGGGGTTGTGCTCGGTCATTCCTGGGGTCGCGCTGGCGGTGCCGGTCTCCCAGGCAAACACAACCATCTTTGGTCCCCGGGTCTATGTGTTCGATCCGACCATGCCGGCCGCCGACATCACGGGGGTCGCCAACTCCGTTTTCACCAAGCTGGAGTCCGCGGAGTTCAGCACGGAGCGGTACGCGCTGCTCTTCAAGCCGGGGTCGTACAGCGTCAACTTCAACGTGGGTTATTACACCCACGTGGCCGGTCTGGGACAAAGCCCCGATGACGTGACCATCAACGGAGGGGTGAACGTCAACGCGGACTGGGACAACGGCAACGCGACGCGCAACTTCTGGCGGGCCCTCGAGAACTACTCGGTGGTTCCGGCCAACGGTCAGACGCAGATCGCCGTGTCGCAGGCCGCTCCCCTGCGCCGCTTGCACATCAAGGGCGACCTGCATCTGTTCGACTTCGATTCCAACTGGAACGCCGGCTGGGCCAGCGGCGGCTTCCTCGCCGACTCCGTCGTGGACGGTCAGGTCGTTCCCGCGTCGCAGCAGCAGTGGCTCTCGCGCAACAGCAAGTGGGCGAGCTGGAACAACGGCGTGTGGAACATGGTCTTCGTGGGCGTCAACAACGCGCCGACGGGACAGTTCCCGAATCCGCCCTACACGGTCATCGACCGGACGCCCATCATCCGGGAGAAGCCCTACCTCTACGTCAACAGCGCCGGGCAGTACGCCGTGTTCGTCCCGGCCCTGCAGACGAATACCCAGGGCGTGAGCTGGGCGAACGGCCCCACGCCGGGTCAGGCCCTCTCCATTGATCAGTTCTACATCGCGCGTCCGGAGACGGCCAGCGCCGCGAGCATCAACAGCGCGCTCAGCCAGGGCAAGCACCTCCTGTTCACCCCGGGCGTCTATCAGCTCAATGACACGCTGCGCGTCAACAATGCCAACACCGTGGTGCTGGGCATCGGCCTTCCCACGCTGATTCAAACCAGCGGACAGCCGACCATCTCGGTCGCCGACGTGGACGGCGTGAAGATCGCCGGCCTGTTGCTCGAGGCCGGTACGGTCAACTCGCCCTCCATCCTGGAGGTCGGGCCGGCGGGCAGCTCGAAGGACCACTCGGCCAACCCCACCTTCCTCTATGATCTCACCGTTCGCACCGGTGGCGCGTTCGCTGGCAGGAATGACGTGGGCATCAAGATCAACAGCCACCACGTCGTGGGCGATCAGCTCTGGCTGTGGCGCGCGGATCACGGCGCGGGCGCCGCGTGGTCCACCAATCCGACCAAGAACGGCCTCGTCGTCAATGGCAACAACGTCACCATCTACGGCCTCTTCAACGAGCACCACAACGAGTACCAGACGGTGTGGAATGGCAATGGCGGCCGGGTGTACTTCTACCAGTCCGAGATTCCCTACGACGTCCCCAACCAGGGCTCGTGGATGAGCAAGAATGGCACGGTGAACGGCTTCGCCTCGTACAAGGTCGCCGACACCGTCACCACCCACGAGGCGTGGGGCCTGGGCGTGTACTCCTACTTCCGCGACGCGGCCGTGAAGTCGGAGAACGCCATCGAGGCGCCCAACGTCCAGGGCGTCAAGTTCCACAACATGACGACCATCTGGCTCAATGGCGTCGCCGGAAGTGAAATCACCCACGTCATCAACGGGCTCGGTGGCCGCGTCTACGCGAACTCTCCCGCCGAGGCCATGCGGCAGACCCTCAACGAGTACTCGGGCACGGGCACGAATCCTCCGACGGGTGATACCCAGGCGCCCACCGTTCCGGGCAGCCTGAAGGTGGCCTCGTCGACGAGCACCCAGGTTTCCCTGAGCTGGACGGCCTCGACGGACAACGTGGGCGTCGCCGCCTATGACATCTACCGCTCCGGCAGCCTCGTCGGCTCCTCGACCACGACCTCGTACACCGACTCGGGTCTGGCGGCCTCGACGGCCTACAGCTACACGGTGAAGGCGCGCGACGCGGCCGGCAATGCCTCGGCGGCGAGCAACACCGTGAGCGTCACCACGCCGCCGGGCGGCTCCACGGGCACGGCGCTGCCGCGGACCGGCTGGACGGCCACCTCGTCGCCGACGAGCGGCGAGCCCGCGTCGGCCCTGCTGGATGGCAGCATGTCCACGCGCTGGACCACGGGAGCGCCCATGGCCAACGGCCAGTCGCTGACGGTGGACATGCAGTCGGCGAAGACCTTCACCAAGATCGTCATGGACTCCACCGGCAGCGACTCGGACTACGCCCGCGGCTATCAGGTCTTCGTGTCGAGCGATGGCGCGAACTGGGGCAGCGCGATCGCCACCGGCACGGGCACCGGGCCGGTCATCACCGTCACCTTCACGGCGCGCACCGCCCGCTACATCCGGGTGGTGCAGACCGGCACGAACTCGAGCTGGTGGTCCATGCGCGAGTTCAACGTGTACAACTAGGCGGCGCCCCAAGCCCCTCGAAGTGAAACGGCCTTGCTCCTCAGTCCCAGGAGCAAGGCCGTTGTTCGTCGAGGCGCGGAGGCCGCGCTCAGAAGCGGTCGACGATCCAGAACAGGCCGAGCGCGGCGGAGCCGACGGCCACGACGCGCTGGATGCGCTCGGCCAGGGCCGAGTCCAGACGGGCGAGTCCCTCGGCGAAGACCATGCCCACCGCGCCCATGCCCAGCAGGATGCCGAACGCGAAGCCCGGCAGGAAGGTCCACCCGGCCGTGCGCATGCTGCCGCCCACCAGCAAGGGGGGCAGGGCGAGCAGGAGCGCGCGCACGCCGCTGAAGGCCATGAGGGCGCCCGCGGTGGTGCTCACCTGGTCGTGGATGTGCGAGTGCGGCTCGTGCGTGTGGCCCGGCAGGTGGGGGTGGCCGTGGCGCAGCACGTTGGGGAAGAGGAACGCGGCGACGGCGAGCGCCACCAGCACCGCGCCACCGAAGATCTCCGCCCAGCGCTCGAAGGTCTCCGACAGGCCCACCCCCGCCAACAGGCAGAAGGTGGCCACCGAGCCGAGCACCGCGGCATGGCCGATGGCGAAGCGCAGCGCGACGAGCAGGGTGGCGCGGCGGCGCGCTGGACCGAGCGTGCCGAGGGTGGCCATGGCGGCGCAGTGATCCGGCCCCACCGCGTGGAGCAGACCCTGGCCGAGACCGTAGACGAAGGCGAAGAGAAGGGGTGGCACGGGACCCACCCTATCCGCCCGGGTGGTCCCAGGCCAAGGGGATGCGCGGCCATGCTATTCAGGCGTCCACTCATGCCCATTCCCCAGACCGGCGCCCCCGCTCCCGACTTCCACCTCCAGGACCAGGACGGTCATGACGTGTCGCTCTCGCGGCTGCGGGGTCGGCACGTGGTGCTCTACTTCTATCCCAAGGACAACACTCCGGGCTGTACACAGGAGGCGTGCGACTTCCGGGACGAGCACTCGGCGCTGACGGCCGCGGGGGCCGTGGTGCTGGGGGTGTCGCCGGATAGCACCGCGAGTCATCAGAAGTTCGCCGCGAAGTTCTCCCTGCCCTTCCCCCTGCTCGTGGACACGGATCACCAGGTCTGTGACGCCTATGGGGTGTGGGGCGAGAAGTCGCTGTATGGCCGCAAGTTCCAGGGCGTCACGCGCGCCACCTTCCTCATCGATCCAGAGGGGCGGGTGGCCCGTGTCTGGCCGAAGGTGAAGGTCGCGGGCCATGTCCAGGAGGTCCTCCAGGCGCTCGAGGGAGGGCCCGAGCCCGAGGCCGCTCCGGCACCCGCGCGCAAGAAGGCGGCGGCGAAGAAGTCTCCGGCGAGCCGCCGTTAGCCGCTTTCATCCAGGGCGGAGGCACGAGGGCGTTAGACTCTTCCCGGATTCCCAGGGCCCTTCCGAGCGTACCTTCATGAAGGACAAGCCGTTCATCGACATCTCCACGGCCGCCACCCCCCGCCGCGAGCGTGAGGTGGCCGCGCGGCCCGTGCCGGCCCTCACCCTCATCGCCCATCCCACGCCCCACCGCGCGGGGGAGCGGCTGTTGCTCGAGGAGGTGGCCACCGGAGGCTCGGTGTTGGTGTCGCGCGTGGGTCCGGACTTCGCCCTGCCGGGCGCCACGCTGGGCATGCCGCTGGCCGACACGTTCCTGAGCCGCAAGCCCCTGGTGTTCGAGTCCGCGGGTCCGGGCCGCGTCCGGCTGCGTGTGCAGGAGGGTGGCACCCAGGTATGGGTGGAGGACGAGCCGCTCGCCGGGGCGCGTGAGTTCGGTCCCGAGGAGCTCGCCGTGGGGGTGCCGCTCGTGCTCGCCGAGCGTGTCGTGCTGCTGCTGCACCAGACGCTCTCCTCGGAGCCGGTGGCCCAGGACTCGCTGGGCATGGTGGGGCACGGGCCGGGCATGCGCCGGGTGCGCGAGGAGATCTCCCGCGTGGCCGACCTGAACGTGCCCGTGCTCATCCGCGGGGAGACGGGCTCGGGCAAGGAGCTGGTCGCCCGGGCCATCCACCAGCACAGCGCGCGCCGGGCCAAGCCCTTCGTCAGCGTCAACCTGGGGGCCATTCCCAAGGAGCTGGCCGCCGCCGAGTTGTTTGGCGCGAGGCGCGGCGCCTACACGGGGGCGACCCAGGATCGCGAGGGCTTCTTCCGGGCCGCCCATGGGGGCACGCTCTTCCTGGACGAGGTGGGCGAGGCGCAGCCCGAGGTCCAGGTGATGTTGCTGCGCGCCCTGGAGACGGGCGAGGTGTACCCGGTGGGCGGGCACGCGCCCGTGGCCGTCAACGTGCGGCTGATCACCGCCACGGACGCGGACCTGGAGGCGCGCATCCGCCAGGGCTCCTTCAAGGCGCCGCTGCTGCACCGGCTGGCGGGATTCGAGGTCCAGGTGCCTTCCCTGCGCGAGCGCCGCGAGGACATCGGCGTGCTCGTGTACCACTTCGCCCGGCAGGAGATGGAGTCGCTGGGGGAGGCCCATCTGCTGGAGTCCGCCGCCGCCCAGACCGAGCCCTGGCTCCCGTCCGCGCTGGCCGTCCGGCTCGTGCGCTTCTCCTGGCCCGGCAACGTGCGGCAGTTGCGCAACCTCACGCGCCAGCTCGTCATCGGCGGCCGGGGGCAGGGCGGGTTGAGGGCGAGCCCGCGCCTGGAGCAGGAGCTGGACTCCTCCGCCTCGTCCCGGCCCGCGCCTCCGGGCGGGTCCGAGGGGACGCGGCCCGCCGCGGAGTCCACGCCGCGCGAGCCCGTGGGTTCCCGGCGCAAGCCCTCCGACGTGACGGACGTGGAACTGGTGGAGGCCCTGCGCGCCAGCGCCTGGGACATCAAGGGCGCCGCCGAGCGGCTGGGCATCACCCGCCCCTCGCTCTACATGCTCATCGACAAGAGCCCCAGCCTGCGCACCGCGGGGGACCTGAGCGTGGAGGAGATCTCCACCTGCTTCCGCGAGTGCGGGGGCGACCTGGACGCGATGGTGCGGCGCCTCGAGGTGTCCAAGCGGGGGCTCCAGCGTCGCATCCGGGAGCTGGGCCTGGACGGCGACTGAGTTCAGCCCGTTCTCGTGGGGTGTCTGTGATTCATTTCCGCTGACATGCCAGTGACATGTCAGGCTGTGTCAGTGACATGTCCGTTCGAGCGGGCCTCCCTGGACTGTGCCTGGGACGCACTCGAGTTCTCCTGGTACGGTGTCTGCATTCCAGCGTGTATCCCCTCGAGGGCTGGAAGGAACAGAGACCGATACTCATGACCGTGCAGAACATCTCCATTGGTGCTACTCAGCCGACGTACGAGCCCCCGGCTCCCCCCCCCGCCAATCCCACGGCCGTCGCCATGCCCGAGCTCACGCCGGGCGAAACCGTGGTATTCGCCCTGGACCTGAAGCAGAGAACAGACACCGTCACGGTGACGCTCACCCCGAGCTGGCCCTTCGAGGAGAAGGCCTCCGATGCGAAGGTGAACGTCTTCTCCCTCGATGGCTCCAGTGAGAACACCGCCAGCAGGACGCTGACCGTCAAGTCCGACGCCTCTGGAAAATACCAGTTCACCGCGGTGCCCGTGCCCGAGAACAGGCCGAGCATCGGCGGCGAGAGCCCCGTACAGCCGGGAACGGTCTCCGGAGACCTGGATGTCACCCCACCGCAGCCGCCGCGCGAGCCGGACACCCGCTGAGCGTCGTGACGTGGGCCATTCCCGGGCTACTCAGCGCGCACCGCGCGGGGGGCCCATTCCGGGGAGAGATTGGGGTTGAGGGCGAGCGCCAGGTCCAACTCCTTCCGGGCCTCGCTCCCCCGCGCCTCGCGCTCCTGGGGGGAGTCGAGCCTCTTGGCGAACGTCAGCATCAGATGAGCCCGTACCGCATGGGCCTGGGCATGGTGGGGATGGGCGGCCAGCAGCTGATCCAACCGCCGCAGTCCCTCGCGCAGCACCGGGAGGGGGTCTGCTCCCGTGCGCGCCAGCCATGCCGCCCAGTCCTGGCTCAACAGCCCCGTGGCCAGCAGGGAGCTCTCCTGCCACTCGGGGTTCTCTTCGATGGCCTGTTGGAAGAAGCGCACGGCCTGCTCGAAGTCCGTGCCTCGCGCCTGTTCCCTCCGTGCGAGCCAACGGGCGCGCACCGCCTGGAGCTCGCCCTGGTAGTGCAGCGCGTAGCCCATCCGGGGATTGAGTTCGAGCGCTTGCTTCAATGCCTCTGACGCCCGGTCGATGGAGGGACCCGGATCCTTTCCCTGCTCCAGCGCCCAGACAGCCTGGGTGTGGTGGACCTTGGCCAGATTGGCCCGGAACTGGGCCTGCTTGGGAATGCGCTCGAGGGCATGGGCGTAGTGCTCCAGGGCCGCCTTGACGCTGGCGGAGGGGTCCTCGTCCCGCCGGAGCAGGTAGAGCGCCCGTTGCGCGTACACCTCGCCCAGGTTGTTGTAGGCGAAGCCCTGCTGGGGGGCCATGGTCCGCGCCTGCTCGAAGGCCGCCTGGGCCTCGTCGAGCAGGGGAAAGGCGTTGCCTCCCTTCTCCCAGGTCCGCTCCGCTCGTAACAGCAGCGCGCCGCCCAGGGCGTTGTGCAACTGGGCGAGCCTGGTGTTGATGGCCAGACCCTGGCGGTAGAGCGCGATGGCTCGTTCCAGTTGCTGATCTGGCTCGGTGTCGCCGTCGCGGTTGTACATCCGCCGCGCCCGCCATTCGTGCACCTGGGCCCCGTAGTAGTAGGGGACGGGATTGCCCGCATCGATGCTTCGCGCTCGCTCGAGCGCCTCGCTCGCCCGCTCCAGGTCGCCATCCGCGTCCAGGGCCCGGGCATGGGTGGCCCGCTTGAAGTACGCCGTCCCCAGATTGACCCAACCCTCCGGGCGTTTGGCGTCGAGCGTGGTGGCCGCGAGGAATGCCTGGATCGCCCGGTCCCGGGGGCCCAGGGACTCGCCTCCGCTCTGTTCCTCGTAGTCGGCCCAGACCTTGAAGACCTGGCCGAGTTCGACCTGGAACGTGTAGTCACGTCCCTTGGGCGTCACCCGCTCGAATGCGCCCACGGCCTGGCGCAGTTGCTCGCGGGGGTCCTCCCCATGCTCCTGCCGGTAGCGGGCCCACAGGCGCAGCAGGTGGCCGAGTGTCTCCTGGGCCTGGTTGTCCCCGGGCGAGAGCGAGAGGGCCGTGCGCGCGGCGGCGAGCCCTTCTTCCAACAGGGGCAACACCTCGCCGCCTTTCTGCATGCGGAACTCGGCCATCCGGAACAGGAAGAGCGCACGCTGTACCTGGGACTTGATGTCCTCCGGGTCGGCGGTGAGCGCGTGGGAGAGCGCCTCCATGCCCCGCTCCTCGTGCGGTTGGATCTCTCCCGGGCCGTAGAGTTGCAGGATCAGCGAGCCCAGGTGCAGTGACGCCAGGGCCCGGTGCACGGAGGGATCGCTCTCGCCAATGGTGGCGGCGGTGGTGTACGCCGCGAGGGCGGCCTCGAGGTCGGTCCGTGTTCCGGCGCGGTCGCCTTGGTTGCGCCGCTGGAAGGCTCGGGCCTGGAGGATGTCGCCGCGCAGCAGGGGCGCCTCGTGAAACCACGGGTGCGTGGTGCCCATGGTCTCCAGTTCCTTCAGCGCCTGCTCGTGCCGTCCCTCGTGGAAGGCCAGGAGCGCCGCCACGTAGTGAGGGGAGGGGGCCTCGGTCCCGTCGCTCTGCTTGAGATAGGCGAGGGCGGGGTCGCGGTAGCGCTGCTCGAGTTCCCGCCGGCGGGCCTCGCGCTGGGCGGCGTCCTTCATCCACTCCACTTCCTTCAGTTGTTCCTGGTAGAGCTGGCCCAGCGCGAGCGCGAGCGCATAGGCCACGCGCGCCTCGTGGTAGCCACCCTTCCAGGCGGACTCGAGCCGCGCGAGGGCGCCCTCGGTGTCTCCCAGCGCGAGCAGGGTGCGTCCCACGGCGTAGTGGCCCGGTGCCTCGGCCGCCGCGCCTCCCAGGCGGATGTCCTCCTCCAACGCCTTCATCCCCTCGCGCAGGGCGCGCCGGTCGGGGCGCGTGTCGTGAAGGGGCGAGAGCGCCGAGTAGCGTGCCTGGGCCTCGATGCGCTCCACGCGCTCGGTGAAGCGCTGGGCGAGGCGCTCGCGCAGGGCCACCTCGCGGCGGGTGAGCGCCGCCTGGCCCAGCGCCAGGAGCACGCCCGTGAGCGCCAGGGAGCCCAGGCCCACCACGAGCCGGTGCTTGCGCAGCTTCTTGCCCAACCGGTAGCCGGGCCCCGCGCGCCGCGCGTGCACGGGCTCTCCGGAGAGGAAGCGCTCCAGGTCCTCGGCGAGGGCGCGTGCCGAGTCGTAGCGCGCCGAGCGCTCCTTCTCCAGGCACTTGAGGACGATGGCCTCCACGTCCAGGGGGATGTCGGCCTCGTGCTGCCGCGGCGGGCGGGGCTCCTCGGTCTGGATGCGGCTGAGCAGCTCCAGGGCATTGCCCGCGGAGAAGGGGGGCACGCCCGTGAGCACCTGGTAGAGCGTGGCGCCCAGGCTGTAGACGTCCACCCGCCGGTCCAGCTTGCCCACCTCGCCCCGGGCCTGCTCGGGCGCCATGTAGTGCGGCGTGCCGAGCACGTCACCCGTGGCCGTGTGCTCCGCGTGCCAGTCGCGCGCGAGGCCGAAGTCCATGACATAGGGCTTGAGGCCCCCGTCCTCGGCGCGCTCGACGAGGATGTTGGAGGGCTTGATGTCGCGGTGGATGAGGCCGGCGCGGTGGGCGGCATGGACGCCCTCGGCCACGTCGCGCAGGACGAGCAGCTTCTGCTCCAGGGTGAGCTCGCGGGCGAGCTGGCCCAGGTGGCGCCCGTTCACGAACTGCATGGCGATGAACGCCCGGCCCTGAATCTCTCCCACCTCGTACATCTCGCACACGCGCTCGTGGTGGACGCGCGCCTGGGCACGTGCCTCGGACAGGAAGCGCTGGGCGAGGTCGGGCGCGCCATCGCGCACGAACTTGAGGGCCACGTTGCGGCGCAGCCGGGGATCATAGGCGAGGAAGACCTGGCCCATGCCGCCCTGGCCGAGGAAGCGCACCGCCTGGTAGCGGTCCCAGTTGGGCAGGGGGAACACGGGCTCGGAGGGCGAGGGCGAGTCAGGCGAGGAGGAGCCCGGCCGCTGGGTGGGAGGCGCCTCGACGGGGGTGTCCCGCTCACCCGTGTCGGGCGGCTCCTCCGTGCGCTCGCGCATCGAGGACAGGGTCTCCGGGGAGAGCAGGCCGCGCTCGAGCAGCAACTCCAGGGGGCTGCGCTCCAGGCGCAGCGCCTCCTCGCGCAGGGACTCCACCTGGTCGCGGGTGACGATGCCCTCGACCAGCGCGCAGTGGAGTTCTTCCTCGTATCGGGCCGAGTCCTGGCTTCGTGGGCTCACCCGCCGAGCATAGAGGGTGGGCCGAGCCCGGCGAAATGGGGGGCGTCTCAGAGGCGGCCGACGAGACCGAGCAGCACCCGGGGTGACACGTCCAGCGCCGTCGTGGTGACTCCCACGGTTCCCGTCACCACGAAGGCGGAGCCCACGCCCACTCCCGCGCCCACGTTCGCGTGCAATGCGCCCGGCTCCTCGCCGAGGGGCTTCAGGTAGTAGGCGTCGCCTTGCAACAGCAGTCGGTACCCGAGCGGATGGTCCGCGGCGAGTCCCACGAGGTAGTCGTCCGGTGCGTCCCGGGTCGCCCGATAGGCCACGTTGCCGTGCAGCCGTGTCTGGCCGAACTGCTTCGTCGCCAGCACCGAGGCCTCCGCGCTGATTCCCTCCTCACCCTGGGGGCCGAGCACCTCGCCGCGCAGCG
Coding sequences:
- a CDS encoding serine/threonine-protein kinase encodes the protein MSPRSQDSARYEEELHCALVEGIVTRDQVESLREEALRLERSPLELLLERGLLSPETLSSMRERTEEPPDTGERDTPVEAPPTQRPGSSSPDSPSPSEPVFPLPNWDRYQAVRFLGQGGMGQVFLAYDPRLRRNVALKFVRDGAPDLAQRFLSEARAQARVHHERVCEMYEVGEIQGRAFIAMQFVNGRHLGQLARELTLEQKLLVLRDVAEGVHAAHRAGLIHRDIKPSNILVERAEDGGLKPYVMDFGLARDWHAEHTATGDVLGTPHYMAPEQARGEVGKLDRRVDVYSLGATLYQVLTGVPPFSAGNALELLSRIQTEEPRPPRQHEADIPLDVEAIVLKCLEKERSARYDSARALAEDLERFLSGEPVHARRAGPGYRLGKKLRKHRLVVGLGSLALTGVLLALGQAALTRREVALRERLAQRFTERVERIEAQARYSALSPLHDTRPDRRALREGMKALEEDIRLGGAAAEAPGHYAVGRTLLALGDTEGALARLESAWKGGYHEARVAYALALALGQLYQEQLKEVEWMKDAAQREARRRELEQRYRDPALAYLKQSDGTEAPSPHYVAALLAFHEGRHEQALKELETMGTTHPWFHEAPLLRGDILQARAFQRRNQGDRAGTRTDLEAALAAYTTAATIGESDPSVHRALASLHLGSLILQLYGPGEIQPHEERGMEALSHALTADPEDIKSQVQRALFLFRMAEFRMQKGGEVLPLLEEGLAAARTALSLSPGDNQAQETLGHLLRLWARYRQEHGEDPREQLRQAVGAFERVTPKGRDYTFQVELGQVFKVWADYEEQSGGESLGPRDRAIQAFLAATTLDAKRPEGWVNLGTAYFKRATHARALDADGDLERASEALERARSIDAGNPVPYYYGAQVHEWRARRMYNRDGDTEPDQQLERAIALYRQGLAINTRLAQLHNALGGALLLRAERTWEKGGNAFPLLDEAQAAFEQARTMAPQQGFAYNNLGEVYAQRALYLLRRDEDPSASVKAALEHYAHALERIPKQAQFRANLAKVHHTQAVWALEQGKDPGPSIDRASEALKQALELNPRMGYALHYQGELQAVRARWLARREQARGTDFEQAVRFFQQAIEENPEWQESSLLATGLLSQDWAAWLARTGADPLPVLREGLRRLDQLLAAHPHHAQAHAVRAHLMLTFAKRLDSPQEREARGSEARKELDLALALNPNLSPEWAPRAVRAE
- the bcp gene encoding thioredoxin-dependent thiol peroxidase — its product is MPIPQTGAPAPDFHLQDQDGHDVSLSRLRGRHVVLYFYPKDNTPGCTQEACDFRDEHSALTAAGAVVLGVSPDSTASHQKFAAKFSLPFPLLVDTDHQVCDAYGVWGEKSLYGRKFQGVTRATFLIDPEGRVARVWPKVKVAGHVQEVLQALEGGPEPEAAPAPARKKAAAKKSPASRR
- a CDS encoding discoidin domain-containing protein produces the protein MGVDEVIRRLASTISVSAAVAGLCSVIPGVALAVPVSQANTTIFGPRVYVFDPTMPAADITGVANSVFTKLESAEFSTERYALLFKPGSYSVNFNVGYYTHVAGLGQSPDDVTINGGVNVNADWDNGNATRNFWRALENYSVVPANGQTQIAVSQAAPLRRLHIKGDLHLFDFDSNWNAGWASGGFLADSVVDGQVVPASQQQWLSRNSKWASWNNGVWNMVFVGVNNAPTGQFPNPPYTVIDRTPIIREKPYLYVNSAGQYAVFVPALQTNTQGVSWANGPTPGQALSIDQFYIARPETASAASINSALSQGKHLLFTPGVYQLNDTLRVNNANTVVLGIGLPTLIQTSGQPTISVADVDGVKIAGLLLEAGTVNSPSILEVGPAGSSKDHSANPTFLYDLTVRTGGAFAGRNDVGIKINSHHVVGDQLWLWRADHGAGAAWSTNPTKNGLVVNGNNVTIYGLFNEHHNEYQTVWNGNGGRVYFYQSEIPYDVPNQGSWMSKNGTVNGFASYKVADTVTTHEAWGLGVYSYFRDAAVKSENAIEAPNVQGVKFHNMTTIWLNGVAGSEITHVINGLGGRVYANSPAEAMRQTLNEYSGTGTNPPTGDTQAPTVPGSLKVASSTSTQVSLSWTASTDNVGVAAYDIYRSGSLVGSSTTTSYTDSGLAASTAYSYTVKARDAAGNASAASNTVSVTTPPGGSTGTALPRTGWTATSSPTSGEPASALLDGSMSTRWTTGAPMANGQSLTVDMQSAKTFTKIVMDSTGSDSDYARGYQVFVSSDGANWGSAIATGTGTGPVITVTFTARTARYIRVVQTGTNSSWWSMREFNVYN
- a CDS encoding sigma 54-interacting transcriptional regulator encodes the protein MKDKPFIDISTAATPRREREVAARPVPALTLIAHPTPHRAGERLLLEEVATGGSVLVSRVGPDFALPGATLGMPLADTFLSRKPLVFESAGPGRVRLRVQEGGTQVWVEDEPLAGAREFGPEELAVGVPLVLAERVVLLLHQTLSSEPVAQDSLGMVGHGPGMRRVREEISRVADLNVPVLIRGETGSGKELVARAIHQHSARRAKPFVSVNLGAIPKELAAAELFGARRGAYTGATQDREGFFRAAHGGTLFLDEVGEAQPEVQVMLLRALETGEVYPVGGHAPVAVNVRLITATDADLEARIRQGSFKAPLLHRLAGFEVQVPSLRERREDIGVLVYHFARQEMESLGEAHLLESAAAQTEPWLPSALAVRLVRFSWPGNVRQLRNLTRQLVIGGRGQGGLRASPRLEQELDSSASSRPAPPGGSEGTRPAAESTPREPVGSRRKPSDVTDVELVEALRASAWDIKGAAERLGITRPSLYMLIDKSPSLRTAGDLSVEEISTCFRECGGDLDAMVRRLEVSKRGLQRRIRELGLDGD